In Pedobacter sp. W3I1, one DNA window encodes the following:
- a CDS encoding AAA family ATPase, producing the protein MSFTPADEIDPAVRFKWIKEIFKNQPNIKPAIITDDFDDESLPLNERTNIWAIKMREVYSKIDILFSSEFYGEPFAFNLDAEHILFDEPRKFIPVSATLIRTKPFQYWEFIPKEVRPYFVKKICFYGPESTGKSTMAEKMALHYQTTFAPEVARELISSNDITIDDIIEIGTAQTERVKEKTISANKVVFCDTDLITTKIYSQYYLNEVPQILNDLENEICYDLYLLLILM; encoded by the coding sequence ATGAGTTTTACTCCTGCCGATGAGATTGATCCGGCTGTGCGTTTCAAATGGATCAAGGAAATATTTAAGAACCAGCCGAATATCAAACCCGCCATTATTACTGACGATTTTGATGACGAAAGCCTTCCTTTAAACGAGCGTACAAATATTTGGGCGATTAAAATGCGGGAGGTTTACTCTAAGATCGACATTCTTTTTAGTTCAGAATTTTATGGGGAGCCTTTTGCTTTCAATTTAGATGCTGAACATATTTTGTTTGATGAACCAAGAAAATTTATCCCCGTTTCTGCTACCTTAATCAGAACTAAGCCATTCCAATACTGGGAATTTATCCCGAAAGAAGTGCGCCCATATTTTGTAAAGAAAATATGTTTCTATGGACCAGAAAGCACAGGAAAATCGACTATGGCCGAAAAAATGGCTTTGCACTATCAAACTACCTTTGCTCCTGAAGTTGCGCGCGAATTAATCAGCTCGAACGATATCACAATTGATGACATCATCGAAATCGGGACAGCACAAACCGAAAGGGTAAAAGAAAAAACCATTAGCGCCAATAAGGTTGTTTTTTGTGATACCGATCTGATTACTACAAAGATTTATTCGCAATATTACCTGAATGAAGTTCCACAGATCCTGAATGACCTGGAAAACGAAATCTGTTATGATCTATATTTGCTATTGATATTGATGTAG